The following are from one region of the Cyanobium gracile PCC 6307 genome:
- a CDS encoding DegT/DnrJ/EryC1/StrS family aminotransferase, with protein MHVPPFSLSEQLQQLGDALDQAVLEVLRSGQYIGGSTISGFEAAFAEACGVPHAIGCNSGTDALVLALRALGIGAGDEVITSSFSFFATAEAISAVGATPVFVDVDPYTYLIDPEGIEAAITPATRALMPVHLFGRPVDMERIMAIATAHGLRVIEDCAQASGASWAGRPVGGWGDAGCFSFFPTKNLGAAGDGGMVVCQDAALAQRIRELAVHGMPRRYLHTDLGYNSRLDAMQAAVLMVKLPHLANWVERRRAIAERYQRELAGLPGLVPAAPGPEGHSWNQFVVRVPRCPAATSACGGRCTPAADSASYGLPEACCRDWLKQQLQEAGVTTIIYYPIPIHRQPAYAALGYGPGSLPITERLCAEVLSLPIFPELSAEQQDSVIAAVRSLVGAEAVVA; from the coding sequence ATGCATGTGCCCCCCTTCAGTCTCAGCGAGCAACTGCAGCAGCTGGGAGACGCCCTCGATCAGGCCGTTCTGGAGGTGCTGCGCAGTGGCCAGTACATCGGGGGAAGCACCATCAGCGGCTTCGAGGCCGCCTTCGCCGAGGCCTGCGGGGTCCCCCATGCCATCGGCTGCAACAGCGGCACCGATGCCCTGGTCCTGGCCCTGCGGGCCCTGGGAATCGGCGCCGGTGACGAGGTGATCACCAGCTCCTTCAGCTTCTTCGCCACCGCCGAAGCGATCAGCGCCGTGGGGGCCACGCCGGTGTTCGTGGACGTGGATCCTTACACCTACCTGATCGATCCGGAGGGGATCGAGGCCGCCATCACCCCAGCCACCCGGGCCCTGATGCCGGTGCACCTGTTCGGCCGGCCGGTGGACATGGAGCGGATCATGGCCATCGCCACCGCCCATGGCCTGCGGGTGATTGAGGACTGCGCCCAGGCCAGCGGCGCCAGCTGGGCCGGGCGGCCGGTCGGCGGCTGGGGCGACGCTGGCTGCTTCAGCTTCTTTCCCACCAAGAACCTGGGCGCGGCAGGTGACGGCGGCATGGTGGTCTGCCAGGACGCCGCACTGGCCCAGCGGATCCGGGAGCTGGCGGTGCACGGCATGCCCCGCCGCTACCTGCACACCGATCTGGGTTACAACAGCCGCCTCGATGCCATGCAGGCCGCCGTCCTGATGGTCAAGCTGCCCCACCTGGCCAACTGGGTGGAGCGGCGCCGGGCCATCGCCGAGCGCTACCAGCGGGAACTGGCGGGCCTGCCCGGCCTGGTGCCCGCAGCGCCCGGGCCGGAGGGCCACAGCTGGAACCAGTTCGTGGTACGGGTGCCCCGCTGCCCGGCCGCCACGAGCGCCTGCGGGGGTCGCTGCACCCCGGCCGCCGACAGCGCCAGCTACGGCCTGCCCGAAGCCTGCTGCCGCGACTGGCTCAAGCAGCAGCTGCAGGAGGCCGGGGTGACGACGATCATCTACTACCCGATCCCCATCCACCGGCAGCCCGCCTACGCCGCCCTCGGCTACGGGCCCGGCAGCCTGCCGATCACCGAACGGCTCTGCGCCGAAGTGCTCAGCCTGCCGATCTTCCCGGAACTCAGCGCCGAGCAGCAGGACAGCGTCATCGCCGCCGTGCGCAGCCTGGTGGGGGCCGAAGCGGTCGTCGCCTGA